Proteins found in one Mucilaginibacter gracilis genomic segment:
- a CDS encoding ROK family protein, whose amino-acid sequence MKEINLGDRILSIDIGGSHVKATILDHDGALQMDYEKIETPPSPKPKQLVEVIQKLIKAFPAYDKVSVGFPGYVKNGVIFTAPNLGTEAWKGFDLAAALQTALGKPTKVVNDADMQGLGVVDGKGFEMVVTLGTGFGTALLSDGYLLPHLEIAHHPITKSKTYDEYVGEKALEKEGDAKWNERVKQVIDILKRVFNYDTLYIGGGNARKITFKLDDNIKLTSNRDGIKGGARLWKEDTREHLTTSLKKNQ is encoded by the coding sequence ATGAAAGAAATAAATCTGGGCGATAGGATATTATCAATTGATATCGGTGGATCGCATGTTAAGGCGACTATATTGGACCATGATGGCGCTTTACAAATGGACTATGAGAAGATTGAAACCCCGCCATCGCCAAAACCAAAACAACTGGTTGAGGTAATACAAAAACTCATTAAGGCTTTCCCGGCTTATGATAAGGTATCTGTTGGTTTCCCCGGATACGTTAAAAACGGCGTTATATTTACGGCACCTAATTTAGGTACCGAAGCCTGGAAAGGTTTTGATTTGGCCGCTGCCCTGCAAACAGCCTTAGGTAAACCAACCAAAGTTGTTAATGATGCCGATATGCAAGGCTTAGGCGTTGTTGATGGTAAGGGTTTTGAAATGGTGGTAACCCTGGGTACAGGTTTTGGCACAGCCTTATTATCCGACGGGTATTTGCTCCCGCATTTAGAAATAGCGCATCATCCCATTACCAAAAGCAAAACTTATGACGAGTATGTGGGCGAAAAAGCCCTTGAAAAAGAGGGTGATGCAAAATGGAACGAGCGCGTAAAACAGGTAATTGATATTTTAAAAAGAGTGTTTAATTACGATACCTTATATATAGGCGGCGGTAATGCCCGTAAAATAACCTTTAAGCTTGACGATAATATTAAATTAACATCAAACCGCGACGGCATTAAGGGCGGGGCGAGGTTATGGAAAGAAGATACCCGCGAACATTTAACAACATCACTAAAAAAAAATCAATAA
- the tkt gene encoding transketolase: protein MSTTTKSIEEQGIDTIRVLSADAVQKANSGHPGTAMALAPMAHVLWKEFLNYNPKNTHWANRDRFILSAGHACILQYSILYLTGYDVSLDDIKNFRQMNSKTAGHPEYGLCPGVEVTTGPLGAGFANGVGFAIAQKYLAATYNKPDFDLFDYHIYTICSDGDMMEGVSAEAASLAGHLELGNMIYLYDDNKISIEGSTDITFNEDVNKRFEAYGWHVQFVDDVNDVHALQLAITNAKAEKQKPSLIRVRSLIAYGSPNKSGTAGSHGSPLGADEIKLVKEFFGFDPEKSFDVDPEVLKYYHEIGARGAKTEEKWNALFADYKKQFPELAAEYELAASGKLPADWLESLPTFKASDPKMATRQASGKVLNAIAGKIPGLIGGAADLSPSTETNLKSFDSFTSENRGGRNFHFGIREHAMGSALNGMALTPGIIPFGATFLMFSEYMRPPIRLAAIMKIRSIFVYTHDSIGLGEDGTTHQPVEQLISLRSIPNITVIRPADANETAQAWKVAIEHTTGPVVLVFTRQGLPILDQDKYGKATDLVKGAYVLSPAEGDAELILIGTGSEVDLAMKAQAKLKEEGIAATVVSMPSWELFEKQSAEYKESVLPKALKKRIAIEAGSYLGWHKYVTDEGDTVTMNTFGESAPAEELNKHFGFTVDNVVAKAKAVLGK, encoded by the coding sequence ATGAGTACAACAACAAAAAGCATTGAGGAACAAGGTATTGATACCATTAGGGTATTATCTGCAGATGCAGTTCAGAAAGCAAACTCCGGACACCCGGGTACCGCTATGGCGCTTGCACCAATGGCGCACGTTTTATGGAAAGAGTTTTTAAACTACAACCCTAAAAACACACACTGGGCCAATCGCGATAGGTTTATTCTTTCTGCGGGCCATGCCTGTATATTGCAATACAGCATTCTATATCTTACCGGTTACGATGTAAGTTTGGATGATATTAAAAATTTCCGCCAGATGAACAGCAAAACTGCTGGTCACCCGGAGTATGGTTTGTGCCCCGGCGTTGAAGTAACAACAGGCCCTTTAGGCGCAGGTTTTGCTAACGGAGTTGGTTTTGCAATAGCCCAAAAGTATTTGGCAGCAACTTACAACAAGCCAGATTTTGATCTTTTTGATTATCATATTTATACAATTTGCAGTGATGGCGATATGATGGAAGGTGTTTCTGCGGAAGCGGCTTCGTTAGCAGGGCACCTGGAATTGGGTAACATGATTTACTTATACGATGATAACAAAATATCAATTGAAGGCAGCACAGATATTACCTTTAACGAAGATGTAAACAAACGTTTTGAAGCCTATGGCTGGCATGTGCAGTTTGTTGATGATGTTAACGATGTTCATGCCCTGCAATTAGCCATTACAAATGCTAAGGCCGAAAAGCAAAAACCATCATTAATTCGCGTGCGTTCGTTAATAGCTTACGGTAGCCCAAATAAATCGGGTACTGCAGGTTCGCACGGTTCGCCACTGGGTGCCGACGAGATTAAATTGGTGAAAGAATTTTTTGGTTTTGATCCCGAAAAATCATTCGACGTAGATCCCGAAGTTTTAAAATACTACCACGAAATTGGTGCAAGGGGTGCTAAAACCGAAGAAAAATGGAATGCGTTATTTGCTGATTATAAAAAACAGTTCCCTGAACTTGCTGCCGAATACGAATTAGCTGCCAGCGGTAAACTTCCTGCCGATTGGTTAGAATCGTTACCAACCTTTAAAGCATCCGACCCGAAAATGGCAACCCGCCAGGCATCTGGTAAAGTATTAAACGCTATTGCGGGTAAAATACCGGGCCTAATTGGCGGTGCTGCCGATTTATCGCCTTCCACAGAAACAAACTTAAAATCGTTCGATTCGTTTACATCCGAGAATCGCGGTGGCCGTAACTTCCACTTCGGTATCCGTGAACACGCTATGGGTTCGGCTCTTAATGGTATGGCTTTAACGCCTGGCATTATCCCTTTTGGCGCAACCTTCCTGATGTTTAGCGAATATATGCGCCCGCCTATCCGTTTGGCGGCCATTATGAAGATCCGTTCGATATTTGTTTACACACACGATAGTATTGGTTTGGGCGAAGACGGTACAACTCACCAACCGGTTGAGCAATTGATATCGCTACGTTCTATCCCTAACATTACAGTAATTCGCCCGGCTGACGCTAACGAAACTGCTCAAGCCTGGAAAGTAGCTATAGAGCATACTACCGGCCCGGTTGTATTGGTATTTACCCGCCAGGGATTACCAATTTTAGATCAGGATAAATACGGTAAAGCAACAGATTTGGTTAAAGGTGCATACGTACTTTCGCCGGCTGAAGGCGATGCCGAACTGATTTTGATTGGTACAGGCTCGGAAGTTGATTTGGCTATGAAAGCACAAGCCAAATTAAAAGAAGAAGGTATTGCTGCCACAGTGGTAAGTATGCCATCGTGGGAGTTGTTTGAAAAACAAAGTGCCGAATACAAAGAAAGCGTGTTGCCTAAAGCGTTAAAAAAACGTATCGCTATTGAAGCAGGTTCTTATTTGGGCTGGCATAAATACGTTACCGACGAAGGTGATACAGTAACCATGAATACTTTTGGCGAATCTGCCCCGGCAGAAGAGTTGAACAAACATTTCGGCTTCACAGTTGATAATGTAGTTGCTAAGGCTAAAGCAGTATTGGGGAAATAA
- the rpiA gene encoding ribose 5-phosphate isomerase A has product MNWESSLIKNLGWSADIINIGGKQKVAAQIAEKVKDGDVLGIGSGSTVYLALLAIADRIKNEKLNIKGIPTSLEISMFCSKLGIPLTTLFENKPDWLFDGADEVDPNKSLIKGRGGAMFKEKLLISCSPVNYIIVDESKIVDKLGTNFPVPIEIFPQSLLYVEQELKQLGATNILLRPAKGKDGPIISENNNLILDCKFNDIDSNMEKNIKGITGVIESGLFIGYNVNILEAENK; this is encoded by the coding sequence ATGAACTGGGAAAGTAGCTTAATTAAAAACCTTGGCTGGAGTGCCGATATTATCAATATCGGCGGTAAGCAAAAGGTAGCAGCCCAAATTGCCGAAAAGGTTAAAGATGGCGATGTGTTAGGTATTGGCTCCGGTTCTACAGTTTATTTGGCGTTGCTTGCTATTGCCGACAGGATAAAAAACGAGAAACTCAACATTAAAGGTATACCAACTTCGTTGGAAATATCCATGTTTTGCAGCAAGTTGGGTATTCCGTTAACAACCCTGTTTGAAAACAAACCCGATTGGCTATTTGACGGTGCCGACGAAGTTGACCCTAACAAAAGCCTGATAAAAGGCAGGGGAGGGGCAATGTTTAAAGAAAAACTGCTGATAAGTTGCAGCCCGGTAAATTATATTATTGTGGATGAATCGAAAATAGTAGATAAACTGGGAACTAATTTCCCGGTGCCTATCGAAATTTTTCCGCAATCGTTGTTGTACGTTGAGCAGGAGTTAAAGCAATTAGGCGCAACAAACATACTTTTAAGGCCCGCGAAGGGAAAAGACGGGCCGATAATTTCGGAAAACAATAACCTTATACTCGATTGCAAGTTTAATGATATTGACAGCAACATGGAAAAAAACATAAAGGGCATAACCGGCGTTATTGAAAGTGGGCTTTTTATAGGTTACAACGTTAATATTTTAGAAGCCGAAAATAAATAG